A DNA window from Bdellovibrio sp. BCCA contains the following coding sequences:
- a CDS encoding NUDIX hydrolase translates to MKHLVEKTLSTRQIFRGRFLKVEQDQVQAPDGKTYVREYILHPGAAMMIPLLPNGNVVMIHQYRHAVKQVFLEFPAGKRDHGEETILTAQRELKEETGYEAKDWKFLTTIHPVIGYSNEHIDLYLARELTLAQRQLDHGEFIEVVEVKPDELMKYVREGKVSDVKTQIGAFWLDKILRGEWN, encoded by the coding sequence ATGAAACATCTTGTAGAAAAGACACTCTCCACTCGTCAAATCTTCCGAGGCCGCTTTTTAAAAGTTGAACAGGATCAGGTGCAGGCTCCTGATGGAAAAACCTACGTTCGCGAATACATTTTGCATCCAGGCGCGGCAATGATGATTCCGCTTCTACCGAATGGAAACGTCGTGATGATTCATCAGTATCGTCACGCTGTAAAACAGGTCTTCTTAGAATTTCCTGCAGGAAAGCGCGATCACGGTGAGGAAACGATTTTAACGGCGCAGCGGGAGCTCAAAGAAGAAACTGGATATGAAGCCAAGGACTGGAAATTCCTGACCACAATTCATCCGGTGATTGGTTACTCTAATGAGCATATTGATTTGTACTTAGCGCGTGAATTGACTCTCGCTCAGCGGCAATTGGATCATGGCGAATTTATTGAGGTCGTCGAAGTAAAACCCGATGAACTTATGAAATATGTTCGTGAAGGAAAAGTTAGCGATGTGAAAACCCAGATCGGGGCTTTTTGGCTTGATAAAATCCTGCGC
- a CDS encoding serpin family protein yields the protein MKKLCLLLLSLPCFGWSQNKLIHGNNEFAFDLYKKVAAKDGNVFFSPYSISAALAMTSAGAKGKTLQEMNKVLYLSAKAHDEFQSLEKDINAAEGYKLTVANSVWVEKSDSFKEPFQEIVKTKYNAHFEALDFKNQPDPSRLIINKWVEQKTQDKIKDLLPPGSIKGGETDYTGLVLANAIYFKGDWQAKFKKENTSDREFHVSAKETQKTSFMNIKSRFHYAEDEKFQVLEMPYEGGDVSMVVFLPRKGKDLHKLMPKFDSKYFAKILQKITDSPTSDVIVALPKFKHELSLELKPVLQKMGMPLAFTRKADFTSIRDLKPGESLFIDQVYHKAFVAVDEKGTEAAAATAVVMSTLGAALPMKVYEFIADHPFMYAIYHKKSGSILFLGRYAKP from the coding sequence ATGAAGAAACTGTGTTTGCTGCTTTTGTCTCTCCCATGCTTTGGATGGTCCCAGAATAAACTTATTCATGGGAATAACGAATTCGCTTTTGATCTCTACAAAAAAGTCGCAGCCAAAGACGGAAATGTGTTCTTTTCGCCGTACAGTATTTCCGCCGCGTTGGCGATGACCAGTGCTGGCGCTAAAGGCAAGACACTTCAAGAAATGAACAAGGTTTTGTATCTGTCGGCTAAGGCTCACGATGAGTTTCAGTCTCTAGAAAAAGATATCAATGCAGCAGAAGGTTACAAACTCACCGTAGCAAATAGCGTATGGGTTGAAAAATCAGACTCTTTCAAAGAGCCGTTTCAAGAAATTGTAAAAACGAAATACAACGCTCACTTTGAAGCTTTGGACTTTAAAAATCAGCCAGATCCATCACGCCTTATCATCAACAAATGGGTGGAGCAAAAAACTCAAGATAAGATCAAGGATCTTTTACCTCCGGGCTCTATCAAAGGCGGAGAAACGGATTACACGGGTCTGGTGCTTGCCAATGCAATTTACTTTAAAGGAGATTGGCAAGCAAAGTTTAAAAAAGAAAACACATCAGACCGTGAATTTCACGTTTCGGCTAAAGAGACTCAGAAAACTTCTTTTATGAATATCAAAAGTCGTTTTCATTATGCGGAGGATGAGAAATTCCAGGTTTTGGAAATGCCCTATGAAGGTGGCGATGTTTCGATGGTGGTCTTTTTACCTCGCAAGGGAAAAGATCTTCATAAACTTATGCCGAAGTTTGACAGCAAATATTTTGCGAAGATCTTACAAAAGATCACAGACAGCCCGACGTCTGACGTGATTGTGGCATTGCCAAAGTTCAAGCATGAATTAAGTTTGGAACTAAAACCGGTTCTGCAAAAAATGGGTATGCCATTGGCGTTCACTCGAAAAGCAGACTTTACGTCCATTCGTGATCTGAAACCTGGAGAGTCTCTTTTCATCGATCAGGTTTATCACAAAGCTTTTGTGGCGGTGGATGAAAAAGGAACTGAAGCGGCGGCGGCAACGGCTGTTGTTATGTCAACCTTAGGAGCCGCGCTGCCCATGAAGGTTTATGAATTTATCGCCGATCATCCATTTATGTACGCGATCTATCATAAAAAATCCGGATCTATTTTATTCCTCGGGCGCTACGCTAAACCGTAG
- a CDS encoding tyrosine-protein phosphatase yields MKTLLLSFILLASSLSFAAVEGSSISNAHIIYKSGEAQVIRGKAPANQKQMQELISLGVTEFLIFKTDTKGEVLKEQEALQKLGISPRSITHVSFPWKDLHDFKSACTMTIQALRTIEQAVQKNKSLYFHCTVGEDRTGYLAGLWGLWAGTYSSVPESVEKELCARGYEAGNPGKPYRDVVLKIRETLTPTYLKMVMVLSDARLRGQALNESLCENEPQLKVAINKYYCAKVTER; encoded by the coding sequence ATGAAAACACTTCTTCTTTCTTTTATTTTACTAGCTTCTTCACTTTCTTTTGCGGCTGTTGAAGGAAGTTCTATCTCTAACGCCCACATCATTTACAAATCTGGCGAGGCGCAAGTGATTCGCGGAAAAGCGCCAGCCAACCAAAAACAAATGCAAGAGCTGATCAGTCTTGGCGTCACCGAGTTTTTGATTTTTAAAACCGATACCAAAGGTGAAGTTTTAAAAGAACAAGAAGCTCTTCAAAAATTAGGAATCTCCCCACGCTCCATCACTCATGTTTCCTTTCCTTGGAAAGATCTGCACGATTTTAAAAGTGCCTGCACGATGACCATTCAAGCATTGCGCACCATTGAACAGGCCGTTCAAAAAAATAAAAGCTTGTACTTCCACTGCACTGTCGGCGAAGACCGCACTGGTTATCTTGCGGGCCTCTGGGGTTTGTGGGCCGGAACTTATTCTTCTGTGCCAGAGTCTGTTGAAAAAGAACTGTGCGCTCGTGGTTATGAAGCGGGAAATCCCGGCAAACCTTATCGCGATGTCGTCCTTAAAATCCGCGAGACTCTTACTCCAACATATTTAAAAATGGTGATGGTGCTCAGTGATGCGCGCCTTCGCGGTCAAGCATTGAATGAATCCCTTTGTGAGAACGAACCTCAGTTAAAGGTCGCAATAAACAAGTACTACTGTGCAAAGGTGACAGAACGCTAA
- a CDS encoding 6-bladed beta-propeller, whose protein sequence is MNKLREFMNVDRFFQLLFGMLLLTGCTLDMNLAELPLDSLAPIQAPPSNDPGPVGPLPGHFPLANKTKYSFAFPLSVELTPEGHLLVTNANETSMGVQEYDPATDELVLGFGANGTADNQLQNPVRAVLHNNLIYVLAGNSYKVFDRNGNFQSKVGSSGFANGQLDSPTDLTIDKNGLIYIADCGNNRVQVFNPNGTFNKNIGLGWGTGDGQIKCPYGLYVDDSLNVFVTDYNNHRVQKFNSSGTFSMKFGVAGNGVGQLQQPARVSVDSLGNIYISEASRKEIIKFSSTGTYIATYKGDTGGHDAIGVAYSIFFDANDSIYIADGDKKRIELWDKNGVYQKSFADYPESEKVLAQPTGLWIDSQNNFYVAQSPDNTKPQGVVKFDPQGNYLTTVGSNAAGPGQLQYAFDSAVDSDGNIFVVDTNQNKILKFSADGTYLLTLATVGSGPGQLDGPGGIHIDKDDNIYVVEINNHRVQKMDKTGAFIKEIGNSGGPGQLSQPVNLFVDKDGNIFVADVSLSKILKYDAAGNFLFSFGNGPSYGVYANEAGFIFATNYSTNQVDKYDSGGNYITSFGQLGSAIGQFTVPVDIAGDSYGNIYVVDLYNRRVQKFNDLGIPLLE, encoded by the coding sequence ATGAATAAACTTAGGGAATTCATGAACGTAGACAGGTTTTTCCAATTGCTTTTCGGAATGCTCCTTCTTACGGGGTGCACTCTTGATATGAATCTAGCGGAGCTGCCGCTGGATTCTCTGGCTCCCATACAAGCTCCACCGAGTAACGATCCAGGTCCCGTTGGTCCTCTTCCTGGACATTTCCCTTTAGCTAATAAAACGAAATATTCTTTCGCATTTCCCCTCAGTGTTGAGTTAACCCCAGAAGGTCATTTGCTTGTTACAAATGCGAATGAAACGAGTATGGGCGTTCAAGAGTATGATCCTGCCACGGATGAATTAGTTCTCGGTTTTGGGGCTAACGGAACTGCTGACAACCAACTTCAAAATCCGGTGCGGGCTGTTCTTCACAACAATCTGATCTATGTCCTCGCCGGGAATTCTTATAAAGTTTTCGACCGTAATGGAAACTTTCAAAGCAAAGTCGGCTCTTCAGGGTTCGCCAATGGACAATTGGATTCACCTACAGATCTCACCATAGATAAGAACGGACTTATTTATATTGCCGATTGCGGTAACAACCGCGTACAAGTTTTTAATCCCAATGGCACATTCAACAAAAATATTGGCTTAGGCTGGGGCACGGGTGACGGTCAAATAAAGTGTCCCTATGGGTTGTATGTTGATGACAGTTTGAATGTTTTTGTAACCGATTATAATAATCACCGCGTGCAAAAATTTAATTCTTCCGGAACCTTCTCTATGAAATTTGGAGTCGCGGGAAACGGTGTCGGCCAATTACAACAACCAGCCCGCGTGAGTGTCGATTCCTTAGGAAACATTTATATCTCCGAAGCCTCACGTAAAGAAATTATTAAATTTTCTTCCACTGGCACATATATAGCGACATATAAAGGTGATACCGGTGGACATGATGCCATTGGAGTTGCTTATTCTATTTTCTTTGATGCGAATGATTCAATTTACATTGCTGACGGTGATAAAAAACGTATTGAACTTTGGGATAAAAACGGTGTCTATCAAAAATCATTTGCCGATTATCCAGAGTCTGAAAAAGTTTTGGCTCAGCCGACGGGACTCTGGATTGATTCACAAAATAATTTCTACGTCGCACAGTCCCCCGACAACACCAAACCTCAAGGAGTTGTGAAGTTTGACCCTCAAGGAAATTACCTGACGACAGTTGGCAGTAATGCCGCCGGTCCTGGACAACTGCAATATGCATTTGATTCAGCCGTTGATTCTGACGGCAATATTTTTGTGGTAGATACCAATCAAAATAAGATTTTGAAATTTTCCGCCGATGGCACTTACCTTCTGACCCTTGCCACTGTAGGAAGTGGACCGGGACAGCTCGATGGTCCCGGCGGCATTCATATCGACAAAGATGACAACATCTACGTCGTGGAGATCAACAATCACCGGGTGCAGAAGATGGATAAAACAGGTGCTTTCATAAAAGAGATCGGAAATTCCGGAGGCCCCGGACAACTCTCTCAACCTGTGAACCTTTTCGTTGATAAAGACGGAAATATTTTTGTGGCCGATGTCTCGCTCAGTAAAATTTTAAAATACGATGCCGCAGGCAACTTCCTTTTTAGCTTTGGAAATGGCCCGAGCTATGGTGTTTACGCCAATGAAGCAGGTTTCATCTTTGCAACCAATTATAGCACCAACCAAGTAGACAAATACGACAGCGGCGGCAATTACATCACAAGCTTCGGCCAGCTAGGATCCGCCATCGGCCAATTCACAGTTCCCGTCGACATTGCGGGCGATTCCTACGGAAATATTTACGTCGTAGATCTCTACAACCGTCGCGTTCAAAAATTCAACGACCTCGGCATTCCTCTTTTAGAGTAG
- a CDS encoding UDP-2,3-diacylglucosamine diphosphatase, whose amino-acid sequence MEAWFLSDIHLKTAEERNGQILLRFLRSLREKNPQDIHLFLLGDIFDLWVGGHTYFARKFQPLMDALRDLKQAGAKITYIEGNHDVHVEGFFQKKLGIEVFVEAQYYLIDGLRVRLEHGDLINLNDEKYLKYRSIIRNPFIKPLGNILPGQFWDHIGNKASKKSRARSGHYRVSNEGPLIEMVRSHAIKAYKEKPFDMIISGHMHVFDDHVVEVDGHKVRSINLGSWFEEKVKVFCIRHGHGEWVYI is encoded by the coding sequence GTGGAAGCCTGGTTCTTATCCGACATTCACTTAAAAACCGCAGAAGAGCGCAACGGACAAATCCTGTTGCGCTTTTTGCGTTCTTTGCGGGAGAAAAATCCGCAGGACATTCATCTTTTCCTTTTAGGTGACATCTTCGATCTTTGGGTCGGAGGCCACACTTATTTTGCCAGAAAATTTCAACCCCTCATGGATGCGCTTCGTGATCTCAAACAAGCCGGTGCGAAGATCACTTACATTGAAGGCAATCATGATGTGCACGTTGAAGGGTTCTTTCAAAAAAAGTTGGGCATCGAAGTTTTTGTCGAAGCTCAATATTATCTGATCGACGGCCTGCGCGTGCGTTTAGAGCACGGAGATCTGATTAACCTCAATGATGAAAAGTACTTGAAGTATCGCAGCATCATTCGTAATCCATTCATTAAACCCCTTGGAAACATTCTTCCAGGTCAGTTTTGGGATCATATCGGGAACAAAGCGAGCAAGAAAAGCCGCGCACGCAGCGGTCACTACCGCGTTTCCAATGAAGGACCGTTGATTGAAATGGTTCGTTCCCATGCGATCAAGGCTTATAAAGAAAAACCTTTTGATATGATCATCTCAGGGCACATGCACGTGTTTGATGATCACGTTGTCGAAGTGGATGGACACAAGGTTCGTTCGATCAACCTCGGCTCATGGTTTGAAGAGAAGGTCAAAGTCTTCTGCATCCGCCACGGCCACGGGGAATGGGTCTATATCTAA
- the ftsZ gene encoding cell division protein FtsZ: MFELEENINIGANIKVVGVGGGGSNAVSTMIESNMAGVEFIVANTDIQALNANKASNKIQLGLDLTKGLGAGANPDVGRRAAIESYNEIVEKLEGADMVFVTAGMGGGTGTGGAPIVAKIARELGALTIGVVTKPFLFEGKKRGKHAEGGLSELKDNVDTLIVIPNQKLLSVAAEKTPLLETFKKADEVLLQAVKGISDLINIRGLINLDFADIRTVMSSKGIAIMGTGSAKGDNRAVEAATAAISSPLLENVKIDGATGIIINVTASSSLSLYEVNEATTLITEAAHEDAEIIFGAVIDDNMGDEVRVTVIATGFDSHDVKLVNDMAQVNQMQNFLNQQAAQFGGMNMQQQMMQMPQMPQMPQMPVMPQMPQYPQMPAMPTMPQMPQMAPVELPPIAAVQSQVMNFTQPPQQEVPQVTETVVVPPVAPVTPQMAQQAAQNVMPQAPVQQSTPEVATPIQPQVEAASPRDLLLAKARAFKESQELKARHNNPEQLSMNVDHEQQSLEEARRMAREVLSSPFSSQNLEVPAFIRKKQGFDLKQD; encoded by the coding sequence ATGTTTGAATTAGAAGAAAATATCAATATAGGTGCAAACATTAAGGTAGTTGGCGTTGGCGGCGGCGGAAGTAATGCTGTTTCAACAATGATCGAATCCAACATGGCTGGTGTTGAATTCATCGTAGCAAATACAGACATCCAAGCTTTGAATGCAAATAAAGCGTCTAACAAAATTCAGTTGGGCCTTGATTTGACAAAAGGTCTTGGCGCAGGTGCAAACCCAGATGTGGGCCGCAGAGCTGCGATTGAATCTTACAATGAAATTGTTGAGAAATTGGAAGGCGCGGACATGGTGTTCGTCACTGCGGGTATGGGTGGCGGAACAGGGACAGGTGGCGCTCCGATTGTTGCGAAGATTGCGCGCGAACTTGGCGCATTGACAATCGGTGTAGTCACTAAGCCCTTCCTGTTTGAAGGTAAAAAACGCGGCAAGCACGCTGAAGGCGGTTTGTCTGAACTTAAAGACAATGTTGATACATTGATCGTGATCCCGAACCAAAAACTTCTTTCTGTAGCGGCAGAGAAAACTCCTCTTCTTGAGACATTCAAGAAAGCGGACGAAGTTCTTTTGCAAGCGGTAAAAGGGATCTCTGACCTTATCAATATCCGTGGTTTGATCAACTTGGACTTTGCGGATATCCGTACGGTGATGTCTTCTAAAGGTATCGCGATCATGGGGACTGGTTCTGCAAAAGGTGACAACCGTGCGGTAGAAGCAGCAACGGCAGCGATTTCTTCTCCTCTTCTTGAGAACGTAAAAATCGATGGCGCGACCGGCATCATCATCAACGTGACTGCAAGCTCAAGCTTGTCATTGTACGAAGTGAACGAAGCAACAACTTTGATCACGGAAGCGGCTCATGAAGATGCAGAAATCATCTTCGGTGCAGTTATCGACGACAACATGGGTGATGAAGTTCGAGTAACTGTGATCGCAACGGGTTTTGATTCTCACGACGTGAAACTTGTGAACGACATGGCACAAGTAAATCAAATGCAAAATTTCTTAAACCAACAAGCGGCTCAGTTTGGTGGTATGAATATGCAACAACAAATGATGCAAATGCCGCAGATGCCTCAAATGCCACAGATGCCTGTGATGCCGCAAATGCCTCAGTACCCACAAATGCCAGCGATGCCGACAATGCCTCAGATGCCACAAATGGCACCTGTTGAATTGCCACCGATCGCGGCTGTGCAATCTCAAGTGATGAATTTTACCCAACCTCCACAACAGGAGGTACCCCAGGTAACTGAGACTGTTGTTGTTCCACCAGTAGCTCCAGTGACTCCGCAAATGGCGCAACAAGCAGCACAAAACGTGATGCCACAAGCTCCGGTTCAACAATCGACTCCAGAAGTTGCAACACCAATTCAACCGCAAGTTGAAGCAGCTTCTCCTCGTGATTTGTTGCTGGCTAAAGCTCGTGCTTTCAAAGAAAGCCAAGAGTTGAAAGCTCGCCACAACAATCCAGAGCAATTGTCCATGAACGTAGATCATGAACAACAATCTTTGGAAGAGGCTCGTCGTATGGCGCGCGAGGTTCTTAGCTCTCCATTCTCTTCTCAAAACTTGGAAGTTCCTGCCTTCATCCGCAAGAAACAAGGTTTTGATTTGAAACAAGACTAG
- the ftsA gene encoding cell division protein FtsA: MSTSKPKAPVLAGLDIGSTKVSFVIGTVNPDGKIEVAGVGRAPNTGIRQGVVVNIEATTESIKKAKEEAELMSGYSISEVWVGVAGTHISSFDSKGMVAIKNREVTASEIDRVIEAAKAVAVPADRTVLHVLPREFKVDGQDGITDPIGMSGIRLEANVHIVTGSQSAINNTVKCVEKAGLKIAGLVLGQLASATAVISNDEKNLGVCVVDMGGGACNALYFVNGSVAHSSTIPVGGQHFTHDVAVGLRTPQFAAESLKIKHGCAMASMVNENETIEVEGVGGRKARVIPRKDLADVIEARAEETLNLVANDIRMSGVMPMLGSGIVLTGGASQLDGLVEMGEFIFDIPVRRGAPREIGGLTDVVKSGEFSAAVGLLLYALGQKKDLLHHNQQQEVNIGESLDGITKKIKDFFGQIF, encoded by the coding sequence ATGAGTACATCAAAACCGAAAGCACCGGTATTGGCTGGCTTGGACATTGGTTCTACCAAAGTTTCATTCGTTATTGGAACAGTCAATCCCGACGGAAAAATCGAAGTTGCCGGCGTGGGCAGAGCCCCAAACACAGGCATTCGCCAAGGCGTTGTGGTCAATATTGAAGCCACAACCGAGTCTATTAAAAAAGCAAAAGAAGAAGCAGAACTGATGTCAGGCTACTCCATCTCTGAAGTATGGGTGGGAGTTGCTGGGACACATATTTCCTCTTTCGATTCCAAAGGCATGGTCGCAATTAAGAATCGCGAAGTCACTGCTTCTGAAATTGATCGCGTGATTGAAGCAGCAAAAGCGGTGGCAGTTCCTGCGGATCGCACAGTTCTTCACGTTCTTCCAAGAGAATTCAAAGTCGACGGACAAGATGGGATCACAGATCCTATCGGCATGTCGGGCATTCGTCTAGAAGCCAACGTGCACATCGTGACAGGCAGTCAAAGTGCCATCAACAACACAGTTAAATGCGTAGAAAAAGCAGGTCTTAAAATTGCCGGCCTTGTGCTGGGTCAATTGGCTTCTGCAACAGCCGTTATTTCTAACGACGAAAAAAATCTCGGCGTGTGTGTTGTCGACATGGGCGGCGGCGCTTGCAACGCTTTGTATTTTGTGAACGGAAGTGTGGCGCATTCATCGACAATTCCGGTGGGCGGTCAACACTTCACTCATGACGTGGCTGTAGGACTTAGAACTCCACAGTTTGCGGCAGAGTCTTTAAAAATTAAACATGGTTGCGCAATGGCTTCCATGGTGAATGAAAACGAAACTATCGAAGTCGAAGGTGTCGGCGGCAGAAAAGCCCGCGTGATTCCTCGTAAAGACTTGGCCGATGTTATTGAGGCCCGTGCAGAGGAAACTCTGAACTTGGTTGCCAATGACATTCGCATGAGTGGCGTGATGCCGATGTTGGGATCGGGAATTGTTCTTACAGGTGGCGCGAGTCAACTTGATGGCTTGGTGGAGATGGGTGAGTTTATTTTTGATATTCCGGTTCGCAGAGGTGCGCCTCGTGAAATCGGAGGGCTTACGGATGTTGTGAAGTCTGGAGAATTCTCAGCAGCTGTTGGATTGTTGTTGTACGCTTTGGGGCAAAAGAAAGATTTGCTTCATCACAATCAACAACAAGAAGTCAATATTGGTGAGTCGCTCGACGGTATCACTAAGAAGATCAAAGATTTTTTTGGACAGATTTTTTAA